The following proteins are encoded in a genomic region of Sesamum indicum cultivar Zhongzhi No. 13 linkage group LG8, S_indicum_v1.0, whole genome shotgun sequence:
- the LOC105169825 gene encoding F-box protein SKIP23-like — protein MADWSTLPAELLNLVSQQLPTSTDVLRFRSVCATWRAAVPPPPTTATRFPILPNSGISDTSWGFYLSKRTIYSLQSPLTDHSSWIIKLERDNPSRMHLLNPLARSQFRPLPNNFPKLFNFFNVRVKELGEEYALQYINFRPTANSIGEAGNLYMEKVAVSNNLGNGFVLLTIHVSGKLVVYKSGDEKWRVIDDLPSPYDDVILREGRFYAVDNTGRVVLVNSLDLNVSLVANSIFGGDKKFLVDSDGDLLLVDMYLSVGPADDLGFNEGFEFYEEFDCFMSERTVKFKVFRLDENVGKWVELADLGDRLLFLGDNCTFSARASEISGDDKYRGNCIFFTDQYCNRDDDGLWKSRGVGVFDLESGSIGPIGNHVGYSKMFWPPPDWVCSTASIEDGLYRLNI, from the exons ATGGCGGATTGGTCTACCCTCCCCGCTGAACTCCTCAACCTCGTCTCCCAACAACTCCCCACCTCAACCGACGTCCTCCGCTTCCGTTCTGTATGCGCTACCTGGCGCGCTGCTGTTCCCCCCCCACCCACCACCGCCACCCGCTTTCCTATCCTCCCTAATTCCGGCATTTCCGACACCAGCTGGGGTTTTTACCTCTCCAAACGCACCATCTATTCTCTCCAATCGCCCCTCACCGATCATTCCTCATGGATCATCAAACTCGAACGGGATAATCCGTCCCGGATGCATCTCCTAAACCCGCTTGCGCGGTCCCAATTCAGACCCTTGCCTAACAATTTTCCCAAGctctttaatttcttcaatgtTAGGGTTAAAGAACTTGGTGAAGAATATGCTCTtcagtatattaattttagaccGACAGCGAATTCGATTGGAGAGGCCGGGAACCTCTACATGGAAAAAGTTGCGGTTTCTAATAACTTGGGGAATGGGTTTGTGCTTTTGACAATTCACGTGTCTGGGAAATTGGTCGTTTATAAGTCTGGTGACGAGAAATGGAGGGTTATTGATGATTTGCCGTCGCCTTATGACGATGTGATTCTTAGAGAAGGGAGATTTTATGCGGTTGATAACACCGGTAGAGTTGTTCTTGTGAATAGTCTGGATTTGAATGTGAGTCTTGTTGCGAATTCGATTTTCGGTGGTGACAAGAAGTTTCTTGTGGATTCGGATGGGGACTTGTTGTTAGTGGATATGTATTTGAGCGTTGGACCAGCAGATGATTTAGGTTTTAATGAGGGATTCGAGTTTTATGAGGAGTTTGATTGTTTTATGAGTGAGAGGACTGTGAAGTTTAAGGTGTTCAGATTGGATGAAAACGTGGGAAAATGGGTAGAACTGGCTGATTTGGGGGATAGGTTGTTGTTTCTGGGTGACAATTGTACCTTCTCAGCGCGGGCTTCAGAAATTTCTGGCGATGATAAGTATAGAGGGAACTGTATATTTTTCACTGATCAGTATTGCAATAGGGATGATGATGGGTTGTGGAAGAGCCGTGGTGTTGGAGTGTTTGATCTGGAGAGTGGGAGTATTGGGCCAATTGGTAATCACGTTGGTTATTCCAAGATGTTTTGGCCTCCTCCTGATTGGGTCTGTTCAACTGCATCCATAGAA GATGGGCTGTATCGACTGAATATTTAA
- the LOC105169826 gene encoding rop guanine nucleotide exchange factor 1, translating into MGSVSSEEGSEERCGSYSLSADVSESESSNGDVEEDEGGGASSSAGFSPFATGSSAPLTPTFSFPVIGGKDVVVWDEKPQKRGSDLSEIEMMKERFAKLLLGEDMSGGGKGVCTALAISNAITNLSATVFGELWRLEPMAPQKKAMWCREMEWLLSVSDSIVELVPSIQQFPGGGTYEVMATRPRSDLYMNLPALKKLDAMLLSILDGFRDTEFWYVDRGIVVDDCDKYSSGVLCGRPSVRQEEKWWLPCPKVPGKGLSEDSRKRLQQCRDCTNQILKAALAINSNVLAEMDIPTAYMETLPKNGRDCLGDIIYRYITADQFSPECLLDCLDLSSEHHTLDVANRIEAAVHVWKLKERKKHPNVQKSKRKSWGGKVKGFVADGEKNQFLAQRAETLLHSLRLRFPGLPQTALDMSKIQYNKDVGHAILEGYSRVMESLAFNIIARIDDVFYVDDATKCCVAAESMTIFNRGGGFSGLPVQKKMSPSPFSIQHTPYTSPFATPTFCSSPPLPSSPRRSVTPLNKSGLTGVPNHKFDKVMPADLDKLWSYAGNLGSRRIPGDAPERD; encoded by the exons ATGGGGAGTGTTTCTTCTGAGGAGGGGAGCGAGGAGAGGTGTGGGAGCTACAGCCTCAGCGCAGATGTTAGCGAGTCGGAGAGCTCCAATGGTGATGTAGAGGAGGACGAGGGCGGCGGCGCCTCGAGTTCCGCGGGTTTTTCTCCATTTGCTACCGGGAGTTCGGCGCCCTTGACGCCGACATTCAGTTTCCCTGTGATCGGAGGCAAGGATGTGGTGGTTTGGGACGAGAAGCCTCAGAAACGTGGTTCGGATTTGTCCG AAATTGAGATGATGAAGGAAAGATTCGCTAAGCTTCTTCTTGGCGAAGACATGTCTGGAGGGGGTAAAGGAGTTTGTACTGCACTAGCCATTTCAAATGCCATCACCAATCTTTCTG CAACTGTATTTGGGGAACTGTGGAGGCTCGAGCCAATGGCTCCGCAAAAGAAGGCAATGTGGTGCAGAGAGATGGAATGGCTCTTATCTGTGAGTGATTCAATTGTGGAACTTGTTCCCTCAATACAACAATTTCCTGGTGGCGGGACGTATGAGGTAATGGCAACAAGACCGCGTTCTGacttatatatgaatttaccAGCACTCAAGAAGCTCGATGCAATGTTGCTTAGCATTCTTGATGGTTTCCGGGATACGGAGTTTTGGTATGTTGATCGAGGAATAGTTGTAGATGATTGTGATAAGTATTCATCAGGTGTGTTGTGTGGGAGGCCTTCAGTTAGACAGGAGGAGAAGTGGTGGCTTCCATGCCCTAAAGTTCCTGGAAAGGGATTGTCAGAGGATTCAAGGAAGAGGTTGCAGCAGTGTAGAGATTGCACAAACCAGATATTGAAGGCAGCCTTGGCCATAAACAGCAATGTGCTGGCTGAGATGGATATTCCAACTGCCTACATGGAAACCTTACCCAAG AATGGAAGAGATTGTCTGGGAGATATCATCTACCGCTACATAACTGCTGATCAGTTCTCACCAGAATGTCTTCTTGACTGCCTTGACTTGTCATCAGAGCATCATACGTTGGATGTCGCAAATAGAATTGAGGCAGCAGTGCATGTGTGGAAgctgaaagaaagaaagaaacaccCTAATGTTCAGAAATCTAAGCGGAAGTCCTGGGGTGGTAAAGTGAAGGGCTTTGTTGCAGATGGAGAAAAAAACCAGTTTCTAGCGCAACGTGCTGAAACGCTCTTGCATAGTCTAAGACTTCGTTTTCCGGGTCTTCCACAAACTGCACTAGATATGAGCAAAATTCAGTACAATAAG GATGTTGGGCACGCTATTCTAGAAGGCTATTCTAGGGTAATGGAGAGCCTAGCATTTAACATAATTGCAAGGATCGACGATGTTTTTTATGTAGATGATGCCACCAAATGCTGTGTTGCAGCAGAGTCTATGACAATTTTCAATAGGGGTGGAGGTTTCAGTGGCCTGCCCGTTCAGAAGAAGATGTCGCCAAGTCCCTTTTCAATTCAACACACACCCTACACATCTCCTTTTGCTACTCCAACATTTTGTTCATCCCCACCCTTGCCCAGTAGCCCAAGAAGATCCGTTACTCCTCTAAACAAAAGTGGCCTCACAGGAGTGCCGAACCATAAGTTTGACAAAGTCATGCCTGCTGACTTGGATAAACTCTGGTCATATGCTGGGAATCTTGGTTCCCGAAGAATTCCAGGTGATGCACCAGAGCGCGACTGA
- the LOC105169827 gene encoding coiled-coil domain-containing protein 124, whose protein sequence is MPKKMGVNSKAEAARARKTATEADRKEREAREKEEQYWREAEGAKSRAAKKREEEAEKRAEAAAKKAEARRLADQEAKDLEKSMKKPDKKANRVSVPVPKVTEAELIRRREEEQAALQRRADEDKKKQNRIADEEEYERMVSVVNTNRDDAVIEARTVDEAIARMTVADTLPVDKHPEKRLKASFKAFEEAELPKLKEEKPGLTHTQYKDMIWKLWKKSPDNPLNQIADRS, encoded by the exons ATGCCGAAGAAAATGGGAGTGAATAGCAAAGCCGAAGCGGCTAGGGCTCGCAAGACCGCCACCGAGGCCGATCGAAAAGAGCGCGAGGccagagaaaaagaagaacaatACTGGCGCGAAGCCGAGGGAGCCAAGTCTCGAGCCGCCAAGAAACGCGAAGAGGAAGCCGAGAAGCGAGCCGAGGCCGCCGCCAAGAAAGCCGAGGCTCGCCGATTAGCCGATCAGGAAGCCAAGGATCTCGAGAAAAGCATGAAGAAGCCCGATAAGAAGGCCAATAGGGTTTCAGTCCCTGTGCCTAAAGTCACGGAGGCGGAGCTGATTCGCCGCAGGGAAGAGGAGCAGGCGGCCTTGCAGCGGCGCGCGGACGAGGATAAGAAGAAGCAGAATCGTATTGCGGATGAGGAAGAGTACGAAAGGATGGTGAGCGTGGTGAATACTAATCGTGATGATGCTGTTATTGAGGCAAGAACAGTGGACGAAGCTATTGCGCGGATGACGGTCGCGGATACTTTGCCAGTAGATAAGCATCCCGAGAAGAGGCTTAAAGCTTCGTTCAAG GCTTTCGAAGAAGCTGAGCTTCCTAAACTGAAGGAAGAGAAACCAGGTCTAACACACACTCAATACAAGGATATGATTTGGAAACTCTGGAAAAAATCTCCTGACAACCCCCTTAACCAG ATTGCTGACAGGTCGTGA
- the LOC105169829 gene encoding proline-rich receptor-like protein kinase PERK8, with product MPPLSQESLLPVMDGNLSMTRGILCRSGTQAVNGRRIIVGLKSDNCSREMLLRVCSMVVVRGDSILAVHVEQSDDTFDPNTFHIHEDLCKSKQVEFEIKICTGCCYITELSHQVRVTLATILVVGCSRKWPKDSMIAKCQKAMPPTCQLLVIDNGGKIIFQKMGTSQQGSASRNYRTCLSSISQSSCCDQSGTRPVIRKFLSMPSSSTASTPQQSESEKFITAKTNQQLHYFSPKFSQRLAMLEVKGQNRWFTVEELNNAMESFGSNVLIGEGAHSRVYQAILENGQAVAVKVLNTSRFSEEFFFQEVDILSGLKHKNIVQLLGHCYSKEMLAIVYNLHSSSLKLRLNQLKWSGRIQIAFGVAKALEYLHSCCPPIIHKAVNSSNILMSEDGEPHLSGFGAAKVQLVTHRSSAHKETTHVIETLGYLAPEYAMYGKVDEKIDVYSYGVVLLELITGKEAVQASPASHQESLVLWARSLLTCGLCERLIDPSLNGDYNKEEMKAMMNAGRLCLLHSSSRRPTMKTILHILEEANPMLKMQNKERDAWPNLMQRGESILQIPP from the exons ATGCCTCCCCTTTCACAGGAATCCCTGCTGCCTGTTATGGACGGAAACCTGAGCATGACACGAGGAATATTGTGTCGGTCAGGGACCCAGGCTGTGAATGGAAGAAGAATAATTGTTGGCTTAAAATCTGACAATTGCAGTAGGGAAATGCTGCTCCGGGTATGCAGTATGGTAGTTGTGCGAGGGGACAGCATACTTGCTGTTCATGTGGAGCAATCTGATGATACTTTCGATCCTAATACATTTCACATCCATGAAGATCTCTGTAAATCTAAGCAG GTGGAATTTGAAATCAAGATTTGTACTGGATGCTGCTACATAACAGAACTGAGCCACCAAGTCCGGGTAACGCTTGCAACGATTCTTGTAGTTGGATGCAGCAGAAAATG GCCAAAAGATTCGATGATTGCCAAATGCCAGAAAGCAATGCCTCCTACTTGCCAGCTTCTAGTAATAGATAATGGAGGGAAAATCATATTCCAGAAGATGGGAACTTCACAGCAAGGTTCAGCCTCCAGAAATTATCGAACTTGCCTTTCATCTATATCACAATCCAGCTGCTGTGATCAGTCAGGAACTAGACCTGTCATCAGAAAATTCTTGTCGATGCCTTCTTCATCAACAGCTTCAACACCGCAGCAAAGTGAAAGTGAAAAATTCATCACTGCCAAGACTAATCAGCAACTCCATTATTTTTCTCCGAAATTCAGCCAGAGATTGGCTATGTTGGAAGTGAAGGGCCAAAACAGGTGGTTCACGGTTGAAGAACTTAACAATGCAATGGAAAGCTTCGGTTCCAATGTGTTGATTGGAGAAGGTGCACATAGTCGAGTTTATCAAGCCATCCTTGAAAATGGTCAGGCTGTGGCAGTGAAGGTTCTTAACACCTCCCGATTCTCtgaggaatttttttttcaagaagtGGATATATTGAGTGGCTTGAAACATAAAAACATAGTCCAACTTCTTGGACACTGTTACAGTAAAGAAATGCTAGCAATTGTTTACAACTTACACAGTTCAAGTCTGAAGCTAAGGCTTAATCAGTTGAAATGGAGTGGGAGGATACAGATTGCATTTGGTGTCGCCAAGGCATTAGAGTACCTCCATTCTTGCTGTCCTCCGATTATACATAAAGCTGTAAATTCATCTAATATCCTCATGTCGGAAGATGGCGAGCCACAT TTGTCAGGTTTTGGAGCTGCGAAAGTACAATTGGTTACCCATCGGTCGTCAGCACATAAAGAGACAACTCATGTTATTGAGACATTAGGATATTTGGCTCCGGAGTACGCAATGTATGGCAAAGTTGATGAGAAGATAGACGTGTATTCTTACGGGGTGGTGTTATTGGAACTGATCACTGGAAAAGAAGCTGTTCAAGCAAGTCCGGCATCACATCAAGAAAGCTTAGTGCTTTGG GCTCGGTCCCTGCTGACTTGTGGTCTATGTGAACGACTGATCGATCCCAGCCTAAATGGAGACTACAACAAGGAAGAGATGAAAGCAATGATGAATGCAGGACGCCTCTGTCTCTTGCATTCATCTTCTAGAAGGCCAACGATGAAAACC ATTTTGCATATTCTTGAAGAGGCAAACCCCATGTTGAAGATGCAGAATAAAGAGAGAGATGCTTGGCCAAATTTGATGCAAAGAGGAGAATCAATTTTGCAGATACCGCCATAA